A DNA window from Actinomycetota bacterium contains the following coding sequences:
- a CDS encoding MtaA/CmuA family methyltransferase, whose protein sequence is MTPKDLITAVLKNQKTERKAVFNPVSSATVVQMEIMDSFFPEAHFDAKKMFELSRASYEVLGYDAIMPVFSVVIEAFANGCEVDWGCPEMMPQIKGKLWKSYKDIEIKKNFLDNYAARAVLDCIGMLKSKYPDVAIIGKVFGPWTLSYDFFGVEDFLIKTIISPNEVEDMLSKLSEITLIFAQAQIDAGADFITVADHATKDLCSPMAYRDFLIPIHSMLSKEIKVPVILHICGDTLDRIDYICQTGVSFFHFESKVEAEKAVEICGGRTKLIGNINNSLTLLFKRPSDVRAQVFDAIESGVDIIGPECAVPLVTPLENLIEIAVATKDYGKIN, encoded by the coding sequence ATGACTCCCAAAGATTTAATAACAGCTGTCCTTAAAAATCAGAAAACTGAAAGAAAAGCAGTCTTTAATCCGGTTTCCTCAGCTACTGTCGTGCAGATGGAAATAATGGACTCTTTTTTCCCCGAAGCTCATTTTGATGCAAAAAAAATGTTTGAGCTTTCAAGAGCCAGTTACGAAGTTCTCGGATATGATGCAATAATGCCTGTTTTTTCAGTTGTTATAGAAGCTTTTGCAAATGGCTGTGAAGTTGACTGGGGCTGTCCTGAAATGATGCCGCAGATAAAAGGAAAACTCTGGAAAAGCTATAAGGATATCGAAATTAAAAAAAATTTTCTTGATAATTATGCTGCCAGGGCAGTCCTTGATTGCATCGGTATGCTTAAATCAAAGTACCCCGATGTTGCCATTATAGGAAAAGTATTTGGGCCATGGACTTTATCATATGATTTTTTTGGAGTTGAAGATTTCCTTATAAAAACAATAATTAGTCCAAATGAAGTTGAAGACATGCTTTCAAAATTAAGCGAAATAACTCTGATATTTGCACAGGCGCAGATCGATGCAGGCGCGGATTTCATTACTGTTGCCGATCATGCAACAAAAGATCTTTGCAGTCCCATGGCTTACAGAGATTTTCTTATCCCCATTCATTCAATGCTTTCAAAAGAGATAAAAGTACCGGTAATATTGCATATATGCGGAGACACACTTGACAGAATTGACTATATCTGCCAGACAGGAGTGTCGTTTTTTCATTTTGAATCAAAGGTAGAGGCAGAAAAAGCAGTTGAAATTTGCGGGGGAAGAACCAAACTGATAGGAAACATAAATAATTCGCTCACTCTGCTGTTTAAAAGACCGTCAGATGTAAGAGCACAGGTATTTGATGCAATCGAAAGCGGGGTAGATATTATCGGACCGGAGTGTGCAGTTCCGCTTGTCACACCGCTTGAAAATCTGATAGAAATTGCAGTTGCAACCAAGGATTATGGCAAGATTAATTAA
- the lpdA gene encoding dihydrolipoyl dehydrogenase translates to MEQKNFDLAVLGGGPGGYVAAIRAKKLGINAAVIEKENLGGVCLNWGCIPTKALAHTSDVIEAIRKSAELGINIAGSDVDFSKVMERKDKVVYMNRAGLEYNFKKNQIEIIRGEGRLASKNKIIVKGNDGNTIEVNAKNIIIATGSHASSVPPFILDNEGILDNVGILSLKELPESMLVVGGGVVGCEFSSIFATLGTKVTIVELMPSILLNEDEEVSMLINKIFTKKGINIHTGITVGNVSKENNKYTCKLSNGETITVDKILVSVGRKPNSDNIGLAEAGVATDAKGFIKVDEYLRTNIDNIFAIGDVIGGYQLAHVASSEGIIAVDNVLNKNKEMKYNVIPWAIFTIPEIGTVGLSKKQAVEKGYDVCTGMFPFKNSGKAVAIQDNEGFVKIFTDSSTGEILGSTVIGPRASDLIHEVALGMSGELTVDQIAETVHAHPTLSEAVMEAAEDCFGLSIHKV, encoded by the coding sequence ATGGAACAGAAAAATTTTGACCTGGCAGTCCTGGGTGGCGGACCGGGAGGATATGTGGCGGCCATAAGAGCAAAGAAACTCGGCATCAATGCTGCGGTAATTGAAAAAGAGAATCTGGGCGGAGTATGCCTTAACTGGGGATGTATCCCTACAAAAGCACTTGCACATACTTCTGATGTAATTGAAGCTATAAGGAAGTCAGCTGAACTTGGGATAAACATTGCCGGTTCGGATGTTGATTTCTCAAAAGTTATGGAGAGAAAAGATAAAGTAGTTTATATGAACAGGGCAGGCCTTGAATATAATTTTAAAAAGAACCAGATTGAAATAATAAGAGGAGAAGGCAGACTTGCTTCCAAAAATAAAATAATTGTAAAAGGAAATGACGGAAATACGATTGAAGTGAATGCAAAAAATATAATAATTGCAACCGGCTCACATGCATCAAGCGTTCCTCCGTTTATTCTTGATAATGAAGGTATTCTTGACAATGTCGGCATTTTAAGCCTGAAAGAACTTCCGGAGTCCATGCTGGTTGTTGGGGGAGGAGTAGTTGGTTGTGAATTCTCGAGTATTTTTGCAACACTTGGCACAAAGGTGACAATAGTTGAATTAATGCCGAGCATTCTTCTAAATGAAGACGAAGAAGTCTCAATGCTTATAAACAAAATATTTACCAAAAAAGGCATAAATATACATACAGGCATAACAGTTGGGAACGTAAGCAAGGAAAATAATAAATATACCTGTAAATTAAGCAATGGTGAAACTATTACAGTTGACAAGATTTTGGTATCTGTGGGCAGAAAACCAAATTCAGACAATATTGGACTTGCAGAAGCTGGAGTTGCAACAGATGCAAAAGGATTTATAAAAGTAGATGAATATCTGAGAACCAATATAGATAATATTTTTGCAATAGGCGATGTAATAGGAGGTTATCAGCTTGCTCATGTTGCTTCTTCCGAAGGTATTATAGCAGTGGATAATGTTCTGAATAAAAATAAAGAAATGAAATATAATGTTATTCCATGGGCTATTTTTACAATACCTGAGATAGGAACAGTAGGGCTAAGTAAAAAACAGGCTGTAGAAAAAGGATATGATGTATGTACAGGTATGTTCCCATTTAAAAACAGCGGAAAAGCTGTAGCCATACAGGATAATGAAGGATTCGTTAAAATATTTACTGATTCCTCAACAGGTGAAATACTTGGCTCTACAGTGATAGGCCCTAGAGCTTCCGATCTTATACATGAAGTGGCGCTTGGAATGAGTGGTGAGCTTACAGTGGATCAGATTGCAGAAACAGTTCATGCTCATCCTACACTTTCAGAAGCTGTAATGGAAGCAGCAGAAGACTGCTTTGGTCTTTCAATTCACAAAGTATAA
- a CDS encoding aldose 1-epimerase family protein: protein MKIFGNDFSREEIKKRTGDITQLGGLRFFEFSDGMSKGVRAAGMKSINAGIDMTVILDRAMDISAFSYKGIPLVWRSCTGETAPSFYEPGKDEWLRSFFGGLLTTCGLTYFGDPATIGSEEFGLHGRIANVAAQNISSKAYWENDEYIMEISGKVRQVKALAEKLELSRCIRLFSFESLVSIEDSIENFGFLPSPLMVLYHMNFGWPLLDDKAELYVGKGETIPLNEDAEKNLKVFNSFINPVNDFGPEVFAHDIKTDSDGFCYAALVNRNLDMGNGLGVGLKFSKENLPYLIEWKNFNPGEYVLGLEPGNAFVSGISKEKEAGRVRTINPGEKVEMKIEIRILSGHNEIDDYLRQHIK, encoded by the coding sequence ATGAAAATTTTTGGAAATGATTTCAGCAGGGAAGAAATAAAAAAAAGAACCGGTGATATTACACAGCTTGGCGGATTAAGGTTTTTTGAGTTTTCTGACGGGATGTCAAAAGGAGTCAGGGCAGCCGGCATGAAAAGTATAAATGCCGGGATAGACATGACTGTGATTTTAGACAGGGCGATGGATATTTCAGCTTTTTCATACAAAGGCATACCTCTTGTATGGCGTTCATGCACAGGTGAGACCGCTCCTTCTTTTTACGAACCCGGAAAGGATGAATGGCTGAGATCTTTTTTTGGCGGACTGCTGACCACATGCGGACTTACTTATTTTGGCGATCCTGCCACAATCGGCTCAGAAGAGTTCGGACTGCATGGAAGAATTGCAAATGTTGCAGCACAGAATATTTCTTCAAAAGCTTATTGGGAAAATGATGAGTATATAATGGAAATAAGCGGGAAGGTACGGCAGGTAAAGGCGCTTGCAGAGAAACTTGAACTAAGCAGATGCATCAGGCTATTTTCATTTGAATCATTAGTAAGTATTGAAGATTCTATAGAAAATTTTGGTTTCTTGCCTTCACCTCTTATGGTTTTATATCATATGAATTTCGGATGGCCGCTGCTTGATGATAAAGCGGAGCTATATGTGGGCAAAGGAGAAACAATCCCCTTAAATGAGGATGCGGAGAAAAACTTAAAAGTGTTTAATAGCTTCATCAATCCGGTAAACGATTTTGGACCTGAAGTTTTTGCACATGATATAAAAACTGACAGCGACGGATTCTGTTATGCAGCCCTTGTGAACAGAAATCTCGACATGGGGAATGGTCTGGGTGTCGGGCTTAAATTCAGCAAAGAAAATCTTCCTTATCTTATTGAATGGAAGAATTTTAATCCGGGAGAATATGTGCTTGGACTTGAACCCGGAAACGCATTTGTCTCGGGCATAAGCAAAGAAAAGGAAGCCGGCAGAGTAAGAACAATAAATCCCGGTGAAAAAGTGGAAATGAAGATAGAAATCAGGATTTTAAGTGGCCATAATGAGATAGATGACTATCTAAGGCAGCATATAAAATAA
- a CDS encoding bh protein, with product MQKDEETKIALFCVNCNEETEHVVNYIGEYLKSIQCDKCRKKFEIDRRHLRAVFAEDFIERVLSKPHRMSRDFKEAMAYMMPFFPKRLFREPKKVIKEIIEVLRKKNGD from the coding sequence ATGCAAAAAGATGAAGAAACCAAAATAGCCTTATTCTGTGTAAACTGTAATGAAGAAACAGAGCATGTTGTTAATTATATTGGTGAATATCTTAAAAGTATCCAGTGCGACAAATGCAGAAAGAAATTCGAGATTGACAGAAGACATTTGAGAGCGGTGTTTGCAGAGGATTTTATTGAAAGAGTGCTTTCAAAGCCTCACAGAATGTCAAGAGACTTCAAGGAAGCTATGGCTTATATGATGCCCTTTTTCCCAAAAAGACTTTTTAGAGAACCGAAAAAAGTAATAAAAGAAATCATTGAAGTCCTCAGAAAGAAAAACGGGGATTAA